Genomic segment of Flavobacteriales bacterium:
TAGAAGATTGCAAAGCAAAATACATAAGCAATGGAAAAATGCCGATGATGCAGGCGAACGCTATTTTCCACATGAGTATATGTACAAAATGTTGTTGAGTGGTGATTTGGAAGAATTTTATGAAATTGACCCAAAAGACAGCTGGATGCTCGCTGCTGCCGAAAAGAATCTGCCAATTATAGTGCCGGGTTGGGAAGACAGCACAATGGGCAATATTTTTACAAGTTACTGCATCAAAAAAGAGATAAAAACTTCCACTATGAAATCGGGCATTGAATACATGATGTTTTTAACGGAATGGTATAGAGCCAATTCTGGCGGAAAGGGTGTTGGTTTCTTTCAAATCGGTGGAGGCATAGCCGGAGATTTCCCAATTTGTGTGGTGCCAATGATGTATCAGGATTTGGAGTGGACAGAGGTTCCTTTCTGGAGTTATTTCTGTCAAATTTCGGATTCTACCACAAGTTATGGTTCGTATAGCGGAGCGGTTCCAAACGAAAAAATTACGTGGGGAAAATTGGATATTCACACACCAAAATTCATCATAGAATCGGATGCAACAATTGTTGCTCCGCTGGTTTTTGCCAAGATTTTGGGGTGGTAGAGTCGAGTTTACAACACCTCCAATAGCAGTTTTACAAGCTCCATCTTTTTTGTTTCCTTGGTTTTTCCGTAGCTAAAAGTAAGGTTTCTAAGCACTCTTTTTATGATTTCGATATTGGAGCAGATGGAAAAATATTCGGGTTTTGATTCTAATTGAAGCTGCTTTAAAAAGGAACGAATGCTATCGGCGTTTAAAATTAAACCGTCACTAAAAGGGTTTATGTAAAACATTACTTCATCGTTTTCGTCAAACGAGAGTGAGCTTTCGTCATTAAAACGCTTTAATATTTCTACACCTTCCTGATTTTTATACCCCAAAACAAAGTGTTGAGGAAGGTTAACACCATACACAGGGATATTGATTCGTTGAGCAATTAGCGAATAAACAATACCCAATGAAACAGGGTTTCCCGTCCTGTTTTCAAGCACTTTGCTCAGGTAGGAATTGTGTACGTGATGATAGTTGTCGGCATTGCCTTTAAACTTGTGAACGTTAAAAAAAACGTAATTCATCACTTTTATTTGTTCAAACGAAGTGAGGTCGTATTTAAACTCCAACCAAGCGTCTAAACGAATTTTATCTAATTGATTTTTAATGCCTTGCGTATCCACACGGGCAAATTCTATTTGCTCGATAATGAGCAGAGCTTTTAATAAATCGTCGCTGTAATTTTGTTTCCAGTCTTTAAGCTGATTAATTATTCCATCACGTTTTAGTTCTTTTATGAGATTTTGAAGTCGTTCGAGACGTATAATTTCTGCTTCATCAAAACTGGCTTGCTCCAAATAGGGTATGGCTTGATGGCCAAACGACAGAATTTTGCTTTCAATTTGCACAACAATTTCATCGTCTGTATCGTCGAGCAAATAAATAAGACTCGCTATTTCCGATTCGTTTATCAACTTATTTTTTTCTTGCTGATTTCTTTTTTGCCGCTTCGGCCTCAATCATTTTTTTTGCTTCATCAAGGGTAAGTTTACTCACATCAAATGTTTTTTGAAGCTCAATCTTTGTTTTCCCTTTCACAATATGGTGTCTTCCCCAACGAGCCTTTTGCACCGAGATACCTTCTGAAGACCAGTTGTGAACGTATTTTTCGACCTCTTTCTTCTTTTTATCTTCAATCAATTCGGCTACATCTTTCGAAGTAAGATTTTCAAAATCATATTTTCGACTCACATTGATAAAGATACCATTCCATTTAATAAAGGGACCAAATCTGCCTGTGCCTTTTTGCACCTCATGTCCTTCGTATTGAGCAATGGGGGCATCGGCTTTTTGCTTTTCTTTAATAATTTCAATTGCTCTCTGCAATCCCACCGATTCCATTTCTTCTCCACGAGGAATAGAAATAAACTTGTCGTCAAATTTTACATAAGGGCCAAATCTGCCTTGCCCAATAACAATTTCTTTTCCCTCAAAACTTCCAATGGTTTTTGGATATTTAAAAAGCGATAATGCCTCATCAAGTGTTATGGTGTCAATGGTTTGATTGTCATTTAATCCGGCAAATTTTGGTTTATAGTTGTCATCGGCTTTACCAATTTGTACCATTGAACCAAAACGGCCCAACCGTGCAATAACCTCTTTTCCGGTTTCTGGGTCAATGCCTAATATTCGCTCTCCGGTGGCTCTTTCGGCTGTATCAAGCGTTTTGTCAACGGTTTTATTAAACGGGTTGTAAAACTCATCAATCATTTTGTTCCATTGCTTCATACCGGAGGCAATTTCATCAAATTCTTTTTCGACACTTGCCGTAAAATTATAGTCCATAATTTGATCGAAGTGTTGAATTAAAAAGTCGGTAACTACCTTGCCAATATCACTCGGAATGAGCTTGTTTTTGTCGCTTCCGGTGTTTTCGGTTTCTGATTTTTGGCTGATGTTGTTGTCTTTCAGCGTAATTATTTCAAAGTTTCTAACGATGCCTTCGCTGGTTCCTTTTTCAACATATTCACGTTTTTGAATGGTAGAAATAGTTGGGGCATACGTGCTGGGTCGGCCAATACCCAATTCTTCCAACTTTCTAACCAAGCTTGCTTCGGTGTATCTGGCAGGCGGTCTTGAAAACCGTTGAGTAGCTACAATTCTTTCATTTTGCGGATTATCGCCACGTGCCAATGGGGGCAACAAATCGGCAGCTTCTTCCTCCTCTTCGTCGTTACCTTCGAGATATACTTTTAAAAATCCTTCAAATTTTAACACCTCACCATTGGCCGTAAAGATGTGTTCGTTTTTGTCGTTATTAATTTTTACAATAGTTCGTTCCAATTGTGCATCGCTCATTTGCGAGGCAATGGCTCTTTTCCAAATCAATTGGTACAATCTATTTTCTGAACTGTCACTGCCGGCATCTCTATTGCTAAAATAGGTTGGTCTGATAGCCTCGTGTGCTTCTTGTGCACCCGCAGATTTCGTATTGTATTTTCTGGTTTGGGCGTAGTCTTGACCATATTCATTCACAATTTCCTGTCGGGCAGTGTTTAAGGCCAAGTCTGACAAATTTTCGCTGTCAGTCCGCATATATGTAATATGTCCGTTTTCGTAGAGTCGTTGGGCTATTTGCATCGTCCTACTCACGGAATAGCCGAGTTTTCGGCTCGCCTCTTGTTGCAATGTGCTGGTTGTAAAAGGTGGTGCTGGTCTTTTTGTTACAGGTTTTACCTCAACATCGGTAACGTTGAAGTTGGCATTTTTACATGTTTCTAAAAATGCCTCAGCCTGAGCTTTTGTTTTAAACTTGGTGTTGCATTCGGCTTTAAACTTTTTTCCTTTTTCGATAAAATGGGCAATAACTCGAAAGAAACTTTCAGATTTAAAATTCTCAATTTCACGCTCTCTTTCTACCACCAATCTCACGGCCACACTTTGCACACGACCAGCAGAGAGTGAGGGTTTCACTTTTCGCCACAAAACAGGAGATAATTTAAAACCTACCAATCGGTCTAAAATTCTTCGAGCCTGTTGAGCGTCAACCAAATGTTCATCTATTTGTCGTGGGTTTTCAAT
This window contains:
- the topA gene encoding type I DNA topoisomerase, whose translation is MTKNLVIVESPAKAKTIEKFLGNDFTVKSCFGHIRDLVKGDDAIDVSAGYAPKYEVPADKKAVVNDLKKLAKQSEMVWLASDEDREGEAISWHLSEVLGLKKENTKRIVFHEITKPAILKAIENPRQIDEHLVDAQQARRILDRLVGFKLSPVLWRKVKPSLSAGRVQSVAVRLVVEREREIENFKSESFFRVIAHFIEKGKKFKAECNTKFKTKAQAEAFLETCKNANFNVTDVEVKPVTKRPAPPFTTSTLQQEASRKLGYSVSRTMQIAQRLYENGHITYMRTDSENLSDLALNTARQEIVNEYGQDYAQTRKYNTKSAGAQEAHEAIRPTYFSNRDAGSDSSENRLYQLIWKRAIASQMSDAQLERTIVKINNDKNEHIFTANGEVLKFEGFLKVYLEGNDEEEEEAADLLPPLARGDNPQNERIVATQRFSRPPARYTEASLVRKLEELGIGRPSTYAPTISTIQKREYVEKGTSEGIVRNFEIITLKDNNISQKSETENTGSDKNKLIPSDIGKVVTDFLIQHFDQIMDYNFTASVEKEFDEIASGMKQWNKMIDEFYNPFNKTVDKTLDTAERATGERILGIDPETGKEVIARLGRFGSMVQIGKADDNYKPKFAGLNDNQTIDTITLDEALSLFKYPKTIGSFEGKEIVIGQGRFGPYVKFDDKFISIPRGEEMESVGLQRAIEIIKEKQKADAPIAQYEGHEVQKGTGRFGPFIKWNGIFINVSRKYDFENLTSKDVAELIEDKKKKEVEKYVHNWSSEGISVQKARWGRHHIVKGKTKIELQKTFDVSKLTLDEAKKMIEAEAAKKKSARKK
- a CDS encoding deoxyhypusine synthase family protein; this translates as MNNQISNFIDKYFLHFNAASLVDAANGYIKHLNEGGKMMITLAGAMSTAELGKILAEMIRQDKVAIISCTGANLEEDIMNLVAHSHYKRVPNYRDLTPQEEWDLLEQGLNRVTDTCIPEEEAFRRLQSKIHKQWKNADDAGERYFPHEYMYKMLLSGDLEEFYEIDPKDSWMLAAAEKNLPIIVPGWEDSTMGNIFTSYCIKKEIKTSTMKSGIEYMMFLTEWYRANSGGKGVGFFQIGGGIAGDFPICVVPMMYQDLEWTEVPFWSYFCQISDSTTSYGSYSGAVPNEKITWGKLDIHTPKFIIESDATIVAPLVFAKILGW